One stretch of Paramormyrops kingsleyae isolate MSU_618 chromosome 4, PKINGS_0.4, whole genome shotgun sequence DNA includes these proteins:
- the LOC111845986 gene encoding BTB/POZ domain-containing protein KCTD1-like isoform X2 gives MFQDNRTNMSRPMITRSPASPLSSQGIPTPAQLTKSNAPVHIDVGGHMYTSSLATLTKYPESRIGRLFDGTEPIVLDSLKQHYFIDRDGHMFRYILNFLRTSKLLIPDDFKDYSLLYEEARYFQLQPLLAELERWKQERELGWASRPCECLVVRVAPDLGERISLSGDKALIEEVFPEIGDVMCNSVNAGWNHDSTHVIRFPLNGYCHLNSVQVLERLQQRGFEIAGSCGGGVDSSQFSEYVLKRDTRRGQRGSGIIRIKQEELD, from the exons ATGTTTCAG GACAACCGGACCAACATGTCACGTCCCATGATAACCAGGTCACCGGCCTCGCCCCTCAGCAGCCAGGGAATCCCCACACCAGCTCAGCTCACCAAGTCCAACGCACCCGTGCACATCGATGTTGGCGGTCACATGTACACCAGCAGTCTGGCCACCCTCACCAAGTACCCCGAGTCCAG GATCGGCCGGCTCTTCGACGGCACGGAGCCCATCGTGCTGGACAGCCTCAAACAGCACTACTTCATCGACAGGGACGGACACATGTTCCGGTATATTCTGAACTTCCTCAGGACTTCTAAGCTCCTTATTCCTGACGACTTCAAG GACTACAGCCTGCTGTACGAGGAGGCCCGCTACTTTCAGCTGCAGCCGCTGCTGGCCGAGCTGGAGCGCTGGAAGCAGGAGCGGGAGCTGGGCTGGGCGTCGCGGCCCTGCGAGTGCCTGGTGGTGCGGGTGGCGCCGGACCTCGGCGAACGCATCAGCCTGAGCGGCGACAAGGCGCTCATCGAGGAGGTCTTCCCCGAGATCGGCGACGTCATGTGCAACTCGGTCAACGCCGGATGGAACCACGACTCCACGCACGTCATCCGCTTCCCGCTCAACGGCTACTGCCACCTCAACTCCGTCCAG GTGCTGGAGCGGCTGCAGCAGAGGGGGTTCGAGATCGCCGGCTCCTGCGGCGGCGGCGTGGACTCGTCGCAGTTCAGCGAGTACGTCCTGAAGCGAGACACCAGGAGGGGACAGAGAGGGTCCGGCATCATCCGGATAAAACAGGAAGAGCTGGACTAA
- the LOC111845986 gene encoding BTB/POZ domain-containing protein KCTD1-like isoform X1, with protein sequence MQTLARVAKLPKACAGQSLSGGLSCPEPGLPPAHISPQMGARAPDRFQPHRVGDGAESARRKAPRRPRQMHAATSYGAGSPEDLRAGLAEPVAGSRREGGAAAPHKADGRSAYKSPTSVPQTQDNRTNMSRPMITRSPASPLSSQGIPTPAQLTKSNAPVHIDVGGHMYTSSLATLTKYPESRIGRLFDGTEPIVLDSLKQHYFIDRDGHMFRYILNFLRTSKLLIPDDFKDYSLLYEEARYFQLQPLLAELERWKQERELGWASRPCECLVVRVAPDLGERISLSGDKALIEEVFPEIGDVMCNSVNAGWNHDSTHVIRFPLNGYCHLNSVQVLERLQQRGFEIAGSCGGGVDSSQFSEYVLKRDTRRGQRGSGIIRIKQEELD encoded by the exons ATGCAGACGCTGGCGAGGGTCGCGAAGTTACCGAAAGCGTGCGCGGGACAGAGCCTGAGCGGAGGGCTCTCATGCCCCGAACCTGGCTTGCCTCCTGCGCACATATCCCCGCAAATGGGTGCCAGAGCCCCGGATCGTTTCCAGCCGCACCGAGTAGGGGATGGCGCGGAAAGCGCACGCCGGAAAGCACCGAGGCGGCCGCGGCAGATGCACGCCGCCACGTCGTACGGAGCCGGCTCTCCCGAGGATCTCCGCGCGGGATTGGCGGAGCCGGTCGCCGGTTCGAGACGGGAGGGTGGCGCCGCGGCTCCACACAAGGCTGACGGACGGTCCGCCTATAAGTCGCCGACTTCTGTGCCCCAAACGCAG GACAACCGGACCAACATGTCACGTCCCATGATAACCAGGTCACCGGCCTCGCCCCTCAGCAGCCAGGGAATCCCCACACCAGCTCAGCTCACCAAGTCCAACGCACCCGTGCACATCGATGTTGGCGGTCACATGTACACCAGCAGTCTGGCCACCCTCACCAAGTACCCCGAGTCCAG GATCGGCCGGCTCTTCGACGGCACGGAGCCCATCGTGCTGGACAGCCTCAAACAGCACTACTTCATCGACAGGGACGGACACATGTTCCGGTATATTCTGAACTTCCTCAGGACTTCTAAGCTCCTTATTCCTGACGACTTCAAG GACTACAGCCTGCTGTACGAGGAGGCCCGCTACTTTCAGCTGCAGCCGCTGCTGGCCGAGCTGGAGCGCTGGAAGCAGGAGCGGGAGCTGGGCTGGGCGTCGCGGCCCTGCGAGTGCCTGGTGGTGCGGGTGGCGCCGGACCTCGGCGAACGCATCAGCCTGAGCGGCGACAAGGCGCTCATCGAGGAGGTCTTCCCCGAGATCGGCGACGTCATGTGCAACTCGGTCAACGCCGGATGGAACCACGACTCCACGCACGTCATCCGCTTCCCGCTCAACGGCTACTGCCACCTCAACTCCGTCCAG GTGCTGGAGCGGCTGCAGCAGAGGGGGTTCGAGATCGCCGGCTCCTGCGGCGGCGGCGTGGACTCGTCGCAGTTCAGCGAGTACGTCCTGAAGCGAGACACCAGGAGGGGACAGAGAGGGTCCGGCATCATCCGGATAAAACAGGAAGAGCTGGACTAA